The following are from one region of the Capsicum annuum cultivar UCD-10X-F1 chromosome 1, UCD10Xv1.1, whole genome shotgun sequence genome:
- the LOC124895875 gene encoding uncharacterized protein LOC124895875, with protein MTWSSKKVFEETHDLEVGKDVLEYNAASSQDKAKAMIFLRHHLDEGLKVEYLTVKDPLELWTDLKGRYDHLKATIISQLKLCGETINDEDMMKKILTTFHASNIILQQQYREKDFQKYSELILCLLVAEQHNAILMKNHETHPTGAAPLPKVNWVQAHGQPERRQDRGYNNMCGRGNGRGRYNNRRGGGPSQKYDDNVEANLVLKDDDFNGLDDITHLEAEDFFGDQN; from the exons ATGACGTGGAGTTCCAAAAAAGTGTTTGAGGAAACTCATGATCTTGAGGTTGGCAAGGACGTTTTAGAAT ATAATGCAGCGTCGAGTCAGGACAAGGCCAAGGCTATGATTTTCCTTCGTCACCATCTGGATGAAGGACTAAAGGTTGAATACCTTACTGTGAAAGATCCACTtgaattgtggactgatttgaaGGGAAGGTATGACCACCTAAAGGCCACG ATTATTTCCCAATTGAAATTATGTGGGGAAACTATAAATGATGAGGACatgatgaaaaaaatactaaCTACTTTTCATGCCTCAAATATAATATTACAGCAGCAATACCGTGAAAAGGACTTTCAAAAGTATTCTGAATTGATCTTATGCCTTCTAGTGGCTGAGCAACATAATGccattttgatgaaaaatcatgaaactcATCCCACTGGAGCTGCTCCACTACCGAAAGTAAATTGGGTACAAGCACATGGCCAGCCTGAAAGACGGCAAGATCGGGGTTATAATAATATGTGTGGACGTGGCAATGGCAGGGGACGATATAATAATCGTCGTGGTGGTG GACCTTCACAAAAATATGATGACAATGTTGAAGCAAACTTGGTCTTGAAAGATGATGATTTTAATGGTCTTGATGATATAACTCATTTGGAAGCTGAAGACTTCTTTGGAGACCAAAATTAA